In Nocardioides sp. WS12, the DNA window AGGTGTGGTGCGGAGAATGTGAGGCAGCAGACATGAAGATCGGTGAAGTCGCCGAACGTACCGGCGTCGCGGCCCGGCTCATCCGGTACTACGAGCAGCAGGGTCTCGTCAGCGCAGACCGTGCCGACAACGGCTATCGCAGCTACACCGAGGCCCACGTCGATCGCGTCGAGCGCGCCGCAGGACTCATCCAGGCCGGCATCCCGACCCGGTTGGTCAAGGTGCTCCTCGAGGCCGAGGACGCCTGCGCCCGCGAAGAACCCACCTGCCCGGACGAGGTGTCCCAGTTGCTCGCGACCGAACTCGACGGGCTCGACCAGCGGATCACGTGCCTGACCCGCAGCCGCGACACGATCCGTCGCTACCTGGCGCAGACCCGGTCCAACGCGTCCGGGACCACCTGAACGATCAGCGCCGCCCTCAAGGCCCGGGACGGCCCCGCGTTTCGGGTACGCGACGGGTGGCAACATGACCTCATGCGTGCCCTCGTCGTTGCCGTCGCGCTGGTGGCACTGAGCGCCGGGTGCAGTGACCCGCAAGCCACCGAAGACACGTCGTGGCAACACAGTGACGACCCCGTCCCCACGTCGGGCCTGCCCTTCGCGGTCGGCGACACGGTCCACCTGGCCGACCGCGCAGTCGACGCCGGCATCGCGATCGCGGCGTTCGTGGTCGCGGGCGACGGCGTCTACTTCATCGAGGACGACGATCCCGACGACGGCAACCGCCCGTCACGGGGCACGCGCGAGCTGCGGTTCTCCGCCGCCGACGGCGAGGTGGTCGACACCGGCGTGGACGTCCTGGTCGAGACGCTGCGCGCGTCGCCCGACGGCCGGTACCTCGCGGCGATCGACATGGCCTCGGGCGAGGAGGACGCGTTCGGCACCCCACAGGCCGCCCTGGTGGTCTGGGACCTCCGGACAGGCGAGGAGATCATTCGCTCGTCGTCCGCGACCGGGGACCCGGCCGAGGACGACTTCGCGGCTCTCTACCCCGAGCTTGAGATGAACATCTCGAGCATCGATGACGACGGGCTCCGCCTCGACGCCGTCGGGACGTGGTCCTTCGACTTCGTCACCGGTGAGGGCGAACGGCTCGCCGACGACACGGGCGAGGCCCCCGCGCCCCTCGTCAGCCCGGATGGCACCTGGCGCATCGATCAACGCGGCAAGCCGCAGGTCCTGCTCGGACCCGGCGGCGTCCAGCTGGCGCCGGACGCGGAGCGTGCGCGTCTGGAACTCTACGGATGGGCCGACGACACCACGGCGTACGGCGTCCTCGACGGCGCGCCGGCGGCGGTGATGACGTGTGAGGTCCCCTCGGGAGCCTGCTCCGAGGTCGCGGACACGGCCGGCCGGTACGTGGTCCTCCCCAACGGCCTCGCCAACGGGGGCCTCGACCTGAGCGACGTGGCGAGTGACTGACCCGGAGGCGACGGTCAGGACGAGGCTCGACCCGCCGGTCAGCGCCAGCCGAGCGCCGGCGCGACCTCGGTCAGGATCGATTCGATCACGTGGGCGTTGTAGTCGACGCCCAACTGGTTCGGCACCGTGAGCAGCAACGTGTCCGCCTCGGCGATGGCCTCGTCCTCGCGCAACTGCTCAATGAGGGCGTCCGGCTCGGCCGCGTAGGAGCGACCGAAGATCGCGCGCATGTTGTCGATCTGGCCGACCTGGTCGCTGTCCGGGCGACCGCCGAAGTACATCCGATCCTGCTCGTTGACGAGCGGGAAGATCGACCGGCTGACCGACACCCGTGGCTGGTGTGCGTGGCCGGCTTCGGCCCAGGCGTCGCGGAACACTCGGATCTGCTCGGCCTGCTGGACGTGGAACGGCTGGCCGCCCTCGTCCTCCTTGAGCGTCGAGCTCATCAGGTTCATGCCCAGGCCAGCGGCCCAGCGCGCCGTACCGTTCGACGCCGCGCCCCACCAGATCCGGTCACGAAGCCCCTCCGAGAACGGCTCGAGCCGCAACAGTCCCGGCGGGTTGGCGAACATCGGGCGCGGGTTCGGCTGCGCAAAGCCCTCGCCACGCAGGACCTCCAGCAACACCTCGGTGTGGCGACGGGCCATGTCGGCCTCCGTCTCCCCCTCGGCCGGGGCGTACCCGAAGAGACGCCAGCCGTCGATCACCTGCTCCGGTGACCCTCGGGAGATGCCGAGCTGCAGTCGGCCGCCGGAGATCAGGTCGGCTGCTCCCCCGTCTTCCGCGAAGTAGAGCGGGTTCTCGTACCGCATGTCGATCACGCCGGTGCCGATCTCGATCCGGCTGGTCCGGGCGCCGATCGCGGCGAGCAGGGGGAACGGGCTGCCGAGTTGCCGGGCGAAGTGGTGGACCCGGAAGTACGCGCCGTCAGCGCCCAGTTCCTCCGCCGCGACCGCGAGGTCGATCGACTGGAGCAAGGTGTCGGAGGCGGTACGGGTCAGCGAGCCGGGGCTGTCCGCCCAGTGTCCGAAGGAAAGGAATCCGATCTTCTTCACAGGTCGTTCAACCTTCAACCAGTCTGGATCATTCCTTGCGCAGCAGCGCCAGGAACATCGCGTCGGTGCCGTGCCGGTGCGGCCACAACTGGGCCGTGCCCGGCAACGGACCGTCGGCGTCGGTGACGCCGGGCAGCAACGGGCGCACGTCGTCCACCCGGAGGCCCGCGACTGCGTTCGTCACCGCGGTCACGACCTCGGACGTCTCCGCGAGCACCGGCGAACAGGTCGCGTACAGCAACGCTCCCCCGGGCCGGAGGATGCGCGCAGCCTCGGTCAGCAGGGCCTGCTGGAGCGCGACCAGATCGGCCAAGTCGCCAGGAGTACGACGCCAGCGGGCTTCCGGGCGGCGACGCAGCGCGCCGAGGCCGGTGCACGGGGCGTCGAGCAGGATCCGGTCGATGCTGTCGTCAGCGAACGGCGCACGGGTCGCGTCGGCCTGGAGCACGCCCGCGAGGTCCGCGCCCGCCGCCTTCGCCACCAGTCCTGCGCGGTGGTGGTGCAGTTCGGTGCCGATCAGCAACGCGCCACGCTCGCTGGCAATCGCAGCGAGCAGCGCAGCCTTGCCGCCAGGACCAGCGCACAGGTCGAGCCACCGCTCGTCACGGCCTTCGACACTGGCCTCGGCCAGCGCGAGCGCGACCAGTTGCGAGCCCTCGTCCTGTACTCCGGCACGCCCCTCGACCACTGCCTCGATCGCGGACGGGTCCCCGCCACTGGAGAGCACCGTCCCGAACGGTGAGTACGGCGTCGGCGTACCCGGGAGTTCGTCGCGGCTCGAGCGTCCGGGGCGGGCCACCAGGGTCACCCGCGGCGGGACGTTGTCGGCGGCCAACAGGGCCGGAAGTTCGTCAGTGCCGACGGCCTGACCAAGCGCTTCAACAACCCAGGCCGGGTGGCTGTGCGCGATGGCGAGGTGGCCGTTCGGATTCGTCGCGAGATCCGGCGCGACCTCGGCGATCCAGGCCTCCAGGTCGCGGTTGCTGACCTTGCGCAGGACGGCGTTGGCGAAGCCGCTCGCACCGACGCTGACCTTGTCGCGGACCAGGTCGACCGTCGTGCTGATCGCGGCGTGCGAGGGCACCCGCATCGCCAGCAACTGGTGGGCGCCGAGGCGGAGCGCGTCGAGGACAGCGACCTCCACCTTGCGCAGGGGGCGGTCGATGCAGGTGGCGAGGATGGCATCGTACGTGCCCTGCCGGCGGATCGTGCCGGCAGCGAGCTCGGTGACGAACGCGGCGTCGCGCCCGACGAGGCCGTGGTGCGCAATGACCGACGGCAGCACGAGGTTCGTGTAGCCGCCGTCGACCCGGACGACGCGCAGCACGTCGAGTGCCGCAGCCCGGACCGGATCGCTCTTCGGCTTGGGCGGCCGCTTCGGGCCGCTGGGTCGGCGACGGCCGCCCCGAGGCTCGCTCACTCGAACGTCGCGGTCTCGGGCAAGCGCACGCCGCGCGCCCAGTCGGCAGCAGCCATCTGCTTCTTGCCGAACGCCTTGACCTCGCCAAGACGCACGGCGCCGGACGCCGTACCGACGAGGACGTGGTTCTTGCCGACACTGATCGCGCCGGGGGCCAGCTCCGGTGCGTCCTCCTCGAGGGACACCGGTCCAACCTTCACCCGCTCGCCGTCGAGGGTCGTCCACGCGCCGGGACCGGGGGTGCAGGCACGGATCAGGCGGTCGATGCCGACAGCCGGGTCGGTCCAGCTGATCCGGGCATTCTCGACCGTGATCTTGGGTGCGAGGGTGACGCCTTCGAGCGGCTGGGTGCGGGCCTCGAGGGCTCCGTCAGCGATGCCGTCGAGAGTCGCGACCAGCAGGCTCGATCCACCCTCGGCCAGACGCTCCAGCAAGTCACCGGCCGTGTCGGTCGGCTTGATCCGCTCGGTCATCACGCCGAACATCGGGCCGGCGTCCAGCGCCTCCACGATCTGGAACGTCGTGGCGCCGGTGTATTCGTCGCCCGCCCAGATCGAGTGCTGCACCGGTGCCGCGCCGCGCCAGGCGGGAAGCACCGAGAAGTGCAGGTTGACCCAACCGTGCTTCGGGATGTCGAGGGCACTGCGCGGGATCAGGGCACCGTAGGCGACGACCGGGCAGCAGTCGGGTTCGAGCGCCTTCAGTGCGGCCTGGAACTCCGGGTCGCGAGGGTGCGTCGGCTTGAGCACCGGAACACCCAACTCCTCGGCGCGCAGGCCCACGGGGCTCGGCGTCAGCTTGCGACCACGACCCGAGGGCGCGTCGGGTCGGGTGATCACGCCGACGAGCTCGTGCGGGGACGCAACGATCGCGTCGAGCGCGGGGACAGCGACCTCGGGGGTACCGGCAAAGACAACTCTCACAGGCCGAAGCCTCCCGTCGCGTGGGGGGACAGTTTCACGGTCGGCTTCTCGAGCCCGAACCACTCCGACTCGCGGATCTCGCGCATCGCAGCCTTGCGGGCGGCCGCGTCGAGGCGGTCGATGAACAAGATGCCGTCGAGGTGATCGGTCTCGTGCTGGATCGCCCGAGCCAGCAGTTCGGATCCCTCGATGCGGACCGGGTCGCCGTACATGTTGAAGCCGGAGGCGACGACCGACATCGCCCGCAGGCAGTCGTAGGTGAGCTCGGGCAGGGAGAGGCAGCCTTCGGCGCCGTCCTGGGTGTCGGCGGACAGCTGCAGCGACGGGTTGACCAGGTGGCCGACCTCCCCGTCGACGTACCAGGTGAAGACGCGGAGCCCGACCCCGATCTGCGGCGCAGCCAGGCCGGCGCCCGGGGCCTCCAGCATCGTGTCGGTCAGGTCGGTGACCAGTTGCCGCAAGTCGGTGTCGAAATCGACGACCTCGATCGCAGGCTTGCGCAGGATCGGATCGCCGAACAGGCGGATGGGTCGAATGGCCACCGGCTCATCCTAGGAGTTCGGATGGATCGACCTGAATCCTCACTGGTTCGAGCTTGCGGGCCGACCGCAGTCGTTGTGCCTCGACCAGCGCCCGCGACAGTGCCGGCCCGTGGCTGCGGGGCACCCGCACGATCAGGCGTTCCTCGTCGGGCTTGCCTTCGACGGGCACCGGGCCGAGGACGTCGGCGGCCTCCGGGAGGTGCAGGAGGGCGCGCATGTCGTCGAGCGCACCCGGTGCGCCGGTGAGCGAGGCCACCCGCGCAGCCGGAGGCAGCCGTGCCTCGCGCCGCTCCTCGGCTTCGCGGGCAGCGAAACCGGCCGGGTCCCACCGCACGAGGGCCTGCAGCGCCGGCTGGCCAGCGTCGCCCACCGCCAGCGCACGTCCACCGGGCCGCACCAGGCCGACCGCGTTGCACCAGCGCCGCAACGCTTCCTCGGCCGCGCGCATGCTGTCGCGACCGAGCACCCACCACGTGTCCAGGAGTACGACGACCGCGTACCCACCCTCCGCCACGGGCTCGGCGCCGGGCGTGGCCACCACGAGTCGGGGTGCGCCGTCGACCGTGGCCCGGATCCGCTCGCCCGACGAAGCCAGCACCGGGATCTTCGGGAAGGAACGGCCCAACTCGTCGGCCGTGCGGGCATCGCCGAGCATCGGTGACCGCAGACCAGCGGCACCGCACTCGGGACAGGCCCACGCCGTGGCCTCGGTGGCGCACAGACGGCAGCGCGGCGGCGTCGTGGGGCCGGTCAGGCCCAGGGGCCCGGCGCACACGGTACAGCGGGCAGGAGTACGACAGCGCTCGCACGCCAGGCGCAGGGCGTAACCCGCACGCGGGGTCTGGACGAGCACGGGGCCGCGTTCGAGGCCCCACTTCATGGCCTGGTGGGCCTCGCGCGGGATCCGGGCTCCGGCACTGTCCGGGTCGCGTTCGAGCGACTGCTCGGTCGCGCCAGACACAGCGACGAGGGCACGCGCGCGCACCTCGGTCCGGGGCAACGCGATCTCGCGCGCCCATCCGGAGCGGAGCAACTGGTCGGCCTCAACCGTGCGGGAGAAGGCCCCCACCAGGGCAGCCGCCTTCTCCTCGTCCGCTCGCAGGAGCAGGACTTCCCGCGTGTGGGGGTACGGCGCCCGGGGCTCGGCATGCAGGTCGTCGCCGTCGTCCCAGATCACCACGAGTCCGAGGTCGCGCACTGGGGCGAACGCAGCGGAGCGCGGACCGACCACGATCTTGCGGGTGCCCCGACTCACCGCCAGGAAATCGCGGTAGCGAGCCGCCGGACCGGGCTCAGCCTGCAACGTGACGTGGTGCCCCTCGCCCAGCAACGCCGTCAGCGCAGCGTCGACGCGCGTGATGTCGCGGTGGTCGGGCAGACAGATGATCGTCCCGCGTCCGGCCGCCAGCGCAGCACCGGCCAGGTGGGCGAGCAGGGCCGGCCAGTCCTCCCCCGGGCCCGCGCCCCAGACGGCTCGTGGCGCATGGCCACTGCGCAGGTGCTCGAGGAACGCTCCTGCGGCCGGGTACGGCGACCAGGCCTCGTCACAGCCCGTCAGGACCGGCACCGGCGGAGATGCCGGCGAGGGCTCCCGCTCGGTGGTCGCATGGCGTGGCGGGACCGCGAGGCGTCGTACATCGGCAGAGACGCCGGCATAGCGCTCGGCCACCCGGCGACACAGGGCCTCGACAGCCGGACTCAGCACCGGCTCGGCACTCACGAGTCGTCGCAGCGGCGACAACACGCCGTCGTGCCCGGACGCTGCAGTGCGCTCCACCACGAAACCGTCGACCGCCTGGCCTGCGAAGCGGACCTTGACCCGCGTCCCCGGAACGGCGTCTTCGGCCATCGCCGCAGGAACGAGGTAGTCGAACACCCGGTCCAGATGCGCCAGCGGCACCTCGAGTACGACGCGGGCGACCGGATCCACCGTCGCCAACTCCGTCTCCGCCACCTTCCGGGCGCGCGTCGCAGCCGCCTTGGCGCGACCTTCCGCTGCCCGGTCCCGCACGAGGCCGGGCAGTTCCAGCGCCGGTTCGTCGGGGGTCGGGGTCATGGGCGCAGTTCTACCAGCGGCCCCCGACGCGTCGGTCGCGCCACCTACCGCCGCACCCTGGCCGTCTTCGGTGAACGCTTCACCTCGATCATGTAGCCGGGGCGGGACCCCGTGACGATCACGCTGATCCGATGCCCTCGGTCAATGCGGCGCAGTTTGTAGCGCGAGCTGGTGGCACGAGGAATCCAGCGGTTGTCGCGTAACCACTGGTATCGCAGAGTCACAGGGCTCGGACTCCACGTTCCCGGCCGGGCGGTAAGCACCCGGCCGACCCGTGCCGTTCCCGCGATGCCGACGGCACGTGGCGGTCGGATCTGGCCAAAATCCACTTCGTAGTGGAGTTTGGCGATCTCTGATGCCACGAGGGGAAGCGCAGTCAGCGTCCTGCGCACGCTCATGTAGCGACCCCTGTCGGCAGCGGTGAGGGTGTAGATGCGCGAGGTCGCACCGCTGATCGGCACCCCGTTGCGGAGCCATTGGTAGCTGACGACAGCGTCAGGGACGTCCCACTGACCCGGGGTCGCGGTGAGCCTGCCACCCACTATCGGATACGTGTCCACGATCTCCGGTGGCATGTTCATGTAGATCGAGGCGAAACAGGTGTAGACGACGACGTCATCGATGTACCAGCCCGGGGCACCGAGGGAGTCGTCGCTCCGCATCGTGAATCGCGGCTTGATCCTCTGGCCTGCGATGGAGGAGAGGTCGACACGGCTGCCGACCCATCCCCGGCTGCTCCCGGCAAACGCCTTCACGCCATGGTTCGGCGTCTGAAGGGTTCGGGTCGGCCCGTTGACCCACGGCTCCGACGCGAGGGCCTTTGCCCAATTGTCGCCGATGATTGCTTCCACGGTGCCGCCGTCCCAGTAGCGCACCACGTTGGTCGGCGTGACATCGAAATCCGTGACGTGCCATTGACGGAAAGCCAGGTACGACGGTTGGTCGTACGGCAACGGGATTTCGTTGGTCGCTGTCAACGAACGGGGCAGATTGGTCGGGTTGCTCCCCGGGTCCTCGGCCACCCACGCGGTGTCCCCCGAGTAGGCGTGGACGCCCCATTCCTCGTTGACCTCGGTCCCCGGCGTGCGGCCCCAGCCGGCGTCGGCCTGGAACATGCCCGCCTGGGTGGCCGTCGCACCGCGCTCGGAGTCGAACAGAGTGGTGGCGTGGGTTCCGGTCGGGCAGGTCCGATCGGCGTCCTGCATCGGATCGCTGAGCGGATCAAGGCGCATCTCGGTGGCCGTGACCGCCTGCTGAACTGCCGCACAATCGGCGGTCGTGAAGCCGAAGCTGCCGACCAGCGCCGCGCAGGACTGCTCAAGTACGTCGGCCAGATCGGTGTACTCAGTGAAGGCGGTGAGCGAACCCAGCACCTGGATCCACAGCCGCGCCGACCGGTCGAGCGTCGGGTCGCCGGCGTCGATGCCCGTGATTGTCTGTCCGTTGAACTCGCCACCCTGGGAGATCAGGTGGAAGGCCTTGTTGCCGACCCCGGAGTTCGTGTGGACGCCTCCGTTGTCCCAGTACGTCGGGTCGCTGTCCCACTCCGTGCTGGTCATCCGGTCCGGCTGGTCGGACGCCGTCGGGTTCGCCATGTCACGCAGCGCTCCGCCGGGCAGGTCCTCGCCCGTCGTCCAGGTCACGCTCTCGCCGTCGGCCATGTTCCGGTGATCGACGATCTCGCCGATGATGTCCGCAATCGACTCGTTGATCGCTCCCGGCTGGTCGAGGTAGAGCAGCCCGGAGGTCCGCTCGATCACGCCGTGGGTCATCTCGTGCCCGACCACGTCGTCAGCCGCGGCGTATCCGGCGCCGTAAAACATCTGTCGGCCGTCCCAAT includes these proteins:
- a CDS encoding MerR family transcriptional regulator, with the protein product MKIGEVAERTGVAARLIRYYEQQGLVSADRADNGYRSYTEAHVDRVERAAGLIQAGIPTRLVKVLLEAEDACAREEPTCPDEVSQLLATELDGLDQRITCLTRSRDTIRRYLAQTRSNASGTT
- the def gene encoding peptide deformylase; this encodes MAIRPIRLFGDPILRKPAIEVVDFDTDLRQLVTDLTDTMLEAPGAGLAAPQIGVGLRVFTWYVDGEVGHLVNPSLQLSADTQDGAEGCLSLPELTYDCLRAMSVVASGFNMYGDPVRIEGSELLARAIQHETDHLDGILFIDRLDAAARKAAMREIRESEWFGLEKPTVKLSPHATGGFGL
- a CDS encoding LLM class flavin-dependent oxidoreductase, coding for MKKIGFLSFGHWADSPGSLTRTASDTLLQSIDLAVAAEELGADGAYFRVHHFARQLGSPFPLLAAIGARTSRIEIGTGVIDMRYENPLYFAEDGGAADLISGGRLQLGISRGSPEQVIDGWRLFGYAPAEGETEADMARRHTEVLLEVLRGEGFAQPNPRPMFANPPGLLRLEPFSEGLRDRIWWGAASNGTARWAAGLGMNLMSSTLKEDEGGQPFHVQQAEQIRVFRDAWAEAGHAHQPRVSVSRSIFPLVNEQDRMYFGGRPDSDQVGQIDNMRAIFGRSYAAEPDALIEQLREDEAIAEADTLLLTVPNQLGVDYNAHVIESILTEVAPALGWR
- a CDS encoding transcription antitermination factor NusB; the encoded protein is MSEPRGGRRRPSGPKRPPKPKSDPVRAAALDVLRVVRVDGGYTNLVLPSVIAHHGLVGRDAAFVTELAAGTIRRQGTYDAILATCIDRPLRKVEVAVLDALRLGAHQLLAMRVPSHAAISTTVDLVRDKVSVGASGFANAVLRKVSNRDLEAWIAEVAPDLATNPNGHLAIAHSHPAWVVEALGQAVGTDELPALLAADNVPPRVTLVARPGRSSRDELPGTPTPYSPFGTVLSSGGDPSAIEAVVEGRAGVQDEGSQLVALALAEASVEGRDERWLDLCAGPGGKAALLAAIASERGALLIGTELHHHRAGLVAKAAGADLAGVLQADATRAPFADDSIDRILLDAPCTGLGALRRRPEARWRRTPGDLADLVALQQALLTEAARILRPGGALLYATCSPVLAETSEVVTAVTNAVAGLRVDDVRPLLPGVTDADGPLPGTAQLWPHRHGTDAMFLALLRKE
- a CDS encoding M4 family metallopeptidase; translation: MRRALSSLCAATVVATLLALAPAQPAQSAPDPDDAEAALRSDADGSVVVRKDGDVVTFAGASAGTDVDNPSVDRGDSVSAAARAHLQRYGPAFGTARPGTTLIEARRDLAVAGAGVVHYQQHVGGIPVIGGDAVVVLADDKDLSSVNANLSEVQAVPAATIAEPDARRTAIAKVRRSAGGSPTAAAGERWLWDPAALGRTDATGPRGVWRFEVRGDGAVRHQVLVDDRAGAVLLDLDLVQDIDRVVCDQENASLVDPPACTAGFDRTEASSPSAVGDVEQAFHNAGATAELYEAIVDVDLTDFIGLDTASGRKLASTVRVCVTGDPCPYSNAYWDGRQMFYGAGYAAADDVVGHEMTHGVIERTSGLLYLDQPGAINESIADIIGEIVDHRNMADGESVTWTTGEDLPGGALRDMANPTASDQPDRMTSTEWDSDPTYWDNGGVHTNSGVGNKAFHLISQGGEFNGQTITGIDAGDPTLDRSARLWIQVLGSLTAFTEYTDLADVLEQSCAALVGSFGFTTADCAAVQQAVTATEMRLDPLSDPMQDADRTCPTGTHATTLFDSERGATATQAGMFQADAGWGRTPGTEVNEEWGVHAYSGDTAWVAEDPGSNPTNLPRSLTATNEIPLPYDQPSYLAFRQWHVTDFDVTPTNVVRYWDGGTVEAIIGDNWAKALASEPWVNGPTRTLQTPNHGVKAFAGSSRGWVGSRVDLSSIAGQRIKPRFTMRSDDSLGAPGWYIDDVVVYTCFASIYMNMPPEIVDTYPIVGGRLTATPGQWDVPDAVVSYQWLRNGVPISGATSRIYTLTAADRGRYMSVRRTLTALPLVASEIAKLHYEVDFGQIRPPRAVGIAGTARVGRVLTARPGTWSPSPVTLRYQWLRDNRWIPRATSSRYKLRRIDRGHRISVIVTGSRPGYMIEVKRSPKTARVRR
- the fmt gene encoding methionyl-tRNA formyltransferase; protein product: MRVVFAGTPEVAVPALDAIVASPHELVGVITRPDAPSGRGRKLTPSPVGLRAEELGVPVLKPTHPRDPEFQAALKALEPDCCPVVAYGALIPRSALDIPKHGWVNLHFSVLPAWRGAAPVQHSIWAGDEYTGATTFQIVEALDAGPMFGVMTERIKPTDTAGDLLERLAEGGSSLLVATLDGIADGALEARTQPLEGVTLAPKITVENARISWTDPAVGIDRLIRACTPGPGAWTTLDGERVKVGPVSLEEDAPELAPGAISVGKNHVLVGTASGAVRLGEVKAFGKKQMAAADWARGVRLPETATFE
- a CDS encoding primosomal protein N', yielding MTPTPDEPALELPGLVRDRAAEGRAKAAATRARKVAETELATVDPVARVVLEVPLAHLDRVFDYLVPAAMAEDAVPGTRVKVRFAGQAVDGFVVERTAASGHDGVLSPLRRLVSAEPVLSPAVEALCRRVAERYAGVSADVRRLAVPPRHATTEREPSPASPPVPVLTGCDEAWSPYPAAGAFLEHLRSGHAPRAVWGAGPGEDWPALLAHLAGAALAAGRGTIICLPDHRDITRVDAALTALLGEGHHVTLQAEPGPAARYRDFLAVSRGTRKIVVGPRSAAFAPVRDLGLVVIWDDGDDLHAEPRAPYPHTREVLLLRADEEKAAALVGAFSRTVEADQLLRSGWAREIALPRTEVRARALVAVSGATEQSLERDPDSAGARIPREAHQAMKWGLERGPVLVQTPRAGYALRLACERCRTPARCTVCAGPLGLTGPTTPPRCRLCATEATAWACPECGAAGLRSPMLGDARTADELGRSFPKIPVLASSGERIRATVDGAPRLVVATPGAEPVAEGGYAVVVLLDTWWVLGRDSMRAAEEALRRWCNAVGLVRPGGRALAVGDAGQPALQALVRWDPAGFAAREAEERREARLPPAARVASLTGAPGALDDMRALLHLPEAADVLGPVPVEGKPDEERLIVRVPRSHGPALSRALVEAQRLRSARKLEPVRIQVDPSELLG